The following are from one region of the candidate division KSB1 bacterium genome:
- a CDS encoding T9SS type A sorting domain-containing protein encodes MGSPDGYVYASTADFDADFDGEPAIAIFKRNSISGELSLLRSMLISAWTEIRDLEISSDGLEVYALVSGIGYSASLLAFFERDSVSGELTQQESFQSWRNGVYGMFDPADLTLSPDGRFLYVADLGGVATFATGRSTTTLVADPIAATSPTQFSLSQNYPNPFNPSTTIRFDLPRRTNVKLAVYNLRGELVRVLIEGEQPAGSHRVEFDARGPASGIYFYRLESEGFSATRKLAVGR; translated from the coding sequence CCACCGCCGATTTCGACGCCGATTTCGATGGTGAGCCTGCCATTGCGATCTTCAAGCGGAATTCAATTTCAGGCGAACTGTCTCTACTGCGGAGCATGCTGATCAGCGCCTGGACAGAAATTCGCGATTTGGAGATCTCTTCCGACGGCCTTGAAGTCTATGCGCTCGTCAGCGGCATCGGCTATAGCGCGAGCTTGCTCGCCTTTTTCGAGCGCGACAGTGTTAGCGGCGAGCTCACGCAACAGGAGAGTTTCCAAAGCTGGCGCAACGGCGTTTATGGCATGTTTGACCCGGCAGACTTGACGCTTTCACCCGATGGCCGTTTTCTCTACGTCGCCGATTTGGGCGGTGTCGCCACCTTTGCCACCGGTCGCAGCACTACGACCTTAGTTGCCGATCCCATTGCTGCAACTTCCCCAACCCAATTTTCCCTGTCACAAAATTATCCCAACCCCTTCAATCCTTCCACCACCATTCGTTTCGACCTGCCGCGCCGCACGAACGTCAAGCTCGCGGTTTACAATCTTCGCGGTGAGTTGGTGCGGGTGTTGATCGAGGGCGAGCAGCCTGCCGGCAGCCACCGCGTCGAGTTCGATGCCCGCGGCCCGGCTTCCGGGATTTATTTCTATCGTTTGGAAAGCGAAGGCTTCAGCGCGACGCGCAAGCTGGCGGTGGGGAGGTAG